TTATGTACTACTTTTACTAACTAGAGGTCAAAAACTACTTAAGCATGCTTGTACATTTCCAGCAAACTGAATCTTCCTATTCAGTGTAGAAATAATAGGAGATCTACACGTCTCAGAAAGGCTGCTGCAGTGCtacactgaaacaaaaccttACGTATTAAATGGATTGTTCTAATATCTGACCATCCGCAGAGAAATTTTGACCCTAGGGAATGAAAGACttccataaaacaaacaaaaaaacccctcacatTCACCCATGACACatgatttgtttctttcaagttttaagttcaaaagggaagagaaacaaaaactaTTGAATTTCTTTAATGTTCCGCAATGAGAAATTACTCCTCcatactgaaagcaaaatactaATGCTGGGTCAAGAAAGCTTTGTGTGAAACTATGATTAAATTTTTTAGTTacaaatttaaaacaacacAGATTTTTTAAGTGTGCGATGTTTTACCCAACAAGAGCAGTATTGGTGAATtttaggagagaaaagaaagatcaTGCCACACTTTTAACCTGAGGGGGTAGGGGAAGATGGTCCTACCAAGGCTGTTGACAAAACattgagaaatattttactaCTATCAAACAGAAGCAGGCGGCTTGAAATACATTTAAGAAGAATTCAAGACCTGACAGtgtaataaatagaaaaaaatcagtcttcaCAACGTGTGTGTTATCTGCCTGCAAGAGATTGCAGGTAGACTGGGTCTTGGCATGTGTCTAAAACCATACCACTTTAAACAtataaacacaaacaaataattgaaaataataatataatagtttgggttggaagggacttttgaaagtcatttagtccaacccccccctgcagtgaagcagggacaccttcaatTAGATTAGGTtactcagagccctgtccaacttgaccttgaatgtttccacgGATGGGGCTATGGCCACCTCTCtagacagcctgttccagtgtttcaccaccctcactgtaaaaaatgtattcattatACCTAGtgtaaatctaccctcttttagtttaaaaccattacccctcgcGTCCTGTTGCTATAGGCCTTGCTAAAAAGTgtctcctcttctttctttataggccccctttaagtatttaaaagccactataaagtctccctgaagccttctcttctccagactgaacaaccccaaccctctctgcctttcctgatAGGAAaagtgttccagccctctgatcatttttgtggccttcctctggacctgctccaacagatccatgtctttcctgtgctgaaaaCTTGCCTGATTTTatgaaaaagatatttaattGACAACTTTGAGATTTCTAATTCATTTCAGGATGATTTCCAATTGGATTTGTACTTTTTGAAAATATGGACAGGAAGCTTTGTGTGTGCATTCACCAGTTCATTCATCAAAACTGAACTCTCTTCTCCACCTCTCTTCCCACTGTTAAGGGagctcctggcagctcctgtgATAAAGCTAACTACTTTTAGTGTCAGGCGTTAGTATGgttattttaaaggaagtaCCAGGAGTTCATTGTTATGGATGCAATGATGAAAACTCACCCTTTTCAATctggcagcagcttctccagagcGGATTGCAGCCATCAAGCTCTGGTGGATCTGTTCTGGGTCAGAGCGCTGAAGGGTCACCATAGTTTGTCTTTTAGTGACAGGGGCTGAGCGGTCTGTGGAAGCACCTGATAGCATCTCACTCTTCTGCTCACTACTCACATTGCTGGCTTTCTGTAAAgggagaaagcaggaggaaaaacaaaacaaaaacctttaaTCTGAATTAgtcacaaacagaaaactacGTCAACCTGGCACAAGGTTGCATATCAAACTGCCACCATTCTAGTGTTTGCTTAGTTCGAGATTTCAGAGATCAGCCACATTTCCACTACAGCACATAGTTCCTCCCTCAGGTAATTATGCCAGCAAAATTTTATAACCCTGTTGAAATGTGTCTCTGCCTTGATCACTTGAAGCGAAACTGATCACACCACTCAGAATTAAATTAATCAACATAGAGAACCACAAAGAACAAATCATACGCACTCTGAACATCAAAGTAGTTATGCACGGTATGAATTATTCTATTTAATGTACTGTTCTTTGAAGTAGGAGATGCTAACTATGgcaagaaataaatattacCAATAATCtgaattagggtttttttcacttcagcatTCCTTGTATTCCTGTATTTCATTATGAAGCTGTGCTACTGCTGGACACCACAACGCATTTACACTGTATGAATACAGCACTTTCTGATCAGCCTCTACACTAGTCACACTAGAGGACAGTGGATTAACTGACAACCAATATTAGAGATAAAGTTTACCTTATCCATTAGACTATTCTGTGGCCCTCCTGTTACAGTTTCTAAGGAAGGATTTTTCACTTGAGGCACAGAAGTAGCCGAGGAAAATTCAGCTGCTGAAGCGGCAGAGGATAGTTCAACGGGAAACGCCTCTCTCGGTGCCTGGCTAGTGATTGTACGCGTCTTATTGAATGACTGGGACCTTTTGACTGCAGATGAGACAGCAAGAGCAAAAGGGGATGGTCTCGAACTGGAGTATGGCTTTGGAACTGCAAAAGTTCTTAGGGTTCTTAGGTTCAATGGTGCTTCtggacaggaaggaaaacttGAAGGTTTATTGCTTGTAACAGGAGAAGTGGAGGATTCAACTCTTTTTTCATCAACTTTATCTTCatctgctggaggagaggaagcatttattttatgtaaagaCAAATAAGCTGGATCAGGTGATGAGATTTTGTTTCCCATCTCTGCATTTTTAGCTTCATTTTGAATGGAATTAGGAGCACAAACAGTACTTCTCGCAATTGCAGATGTCACATAGTGACCTGAAGCTCTTCGTTGCATCTGCAGATAAAAAGAACTAGGCTTTATTGTAGGACTTAGTGCATTTGACTTGTCTTGAGTCTCAGAAGAAGCATTTGTATTATCCAAGCTCAGCAGTGGGACACGCTGTTTGGAAGACACTGTTTCCATCCAGTTGCTCTCAGTAGTAATCTCAGCTCCAGTCATCAAAACTTGTTTCGAAATGCTGTTCACTCTGTGCAGCAGATCATTTGCTGCCACAGGTTCATTTTGTGAACCCGTCTGTAAGTGATCCCCATTTTTTGGAAGATGAGGAATTTTAGCTTGCACCATGAATTCTTTAGGATCTTCATGCTTCAGAGAGTTTTCCAAAGTAGATACCTCTTGATCCTTATAATCTGATGGAATTTCTGATTCCCAACTCTTCATTATTTCTAAGGATTTTGGAGGCACAATTTTATAAGTAGTCATCCCAATTTTTGGTATGTAATCTCTTGTAATTTCATTAGAGGGCTTGGGTTTAGGCTTGGTGTCCTGTCTATAAAGAGGGTAACCCCTTACAGGAGAGCCCTCTGGAGATTTTAGAGTTGTGTCTGGTGGAGCAAAATTACTGCCATTCATACAGATGTGACTTTGCTCTCTTACAGGCATTACTTTTTCATGGGTAACTTCTTGTCTCTcaatattttgttctgtttgagTATCTTCATCCTCTTGTATTCTGTGCCTCACTTGAAGTGGGTTGTTTGTATCTGTGCTGTATTGAGGGACCAGTCCTCTGAATGTGGATGATTCACAATCTCCAGGCacagtaatttctttctgtgcagTCCTTCCCAAATTGCTATCCAGTGGGCCTGCCTGAATTGCAACATCCTGAGTTTTTACTGTGTCCAAGCTGGTTTGATTAGTcttctgattttgcttttctggaatCAGCTGAGGATAATTCCTGTGACTTCCAGAGATGTCATTTTTACATGGCTGGCAGTTTGACAGTCTGTCAACTTCAAgcttgttattttctttaaaatctccTGCTTTAATTTCAACTGTCTGAagttctttcccttcttctgttGTGGGAAGGAATTTTGGCTCACTGTGATCTTTAAGTTAAAGAGAGATtccaaaattaataaaaatgccaaaaaagTTTCAGCCTTCCCCCTTACATTGGATTCAGGGCTTTGTGATGTATTTAACTACAAGGACTGGCTCCTCACTTATGTTAGAATTTTCCTGAACACTTTTAAAGGCTATTTAAAGATACATTTATTTGACTAATATTGCCAAATAATAGAATACCTGAGTTAGAATACTTTCTTAATTAACAGGATACTGATGCCATGCATCAGCTTAATAGAAAAATCTATTCTAGAATAATTTAAGAAGTGCTAATGTATTTCAGTTGGTTATATCGGCAGCAGTGACTCAAGAGCTCAAGGACTATCCAGTATTAAGTTAGATGCAGTCTTTATGTAGTTCCATACTTTTGTGGCTGCTACTCTTTAGTTTTAACATTTCAAATGTTATTTGTCAGCTACAccttatgtatttgtaaaaggGGACAACTGGAAAACATATGGACAAAAGCCATTTTCCAAGTCTATTTTTTGAAAAGTTTAACAAGTTTAGCAAGAATCTGATAAACTCAGTCTTCTATCCCTGGACTAAACACACGTAGTCTTCTCCAAAACACAGGAATATTTGGGTCAAATTGTTTTAAACATAATAttggaaaaattaaattcttcagGAATAATAAATTGGGGTGgtattttgcaagaaaaaatggCTAACCTCCTTTCAAGTATGTTATGATAGTTAAGACTTATGCCACGTATAAACAGGACTCATGCAGTATGTTGTTTGCGTTATAAACAGAGATGTAAAAGACTGGAAGGCCCAAGATATAAATCTGAAAATCAGTGTCACAAAAGGGTAAGTCAGGTCACTTAATCTAGAGAAAAATTTAACATCCATTAAATGCACAGGATGTTGTAACTTCTTTTCAAATCACCATGCCATTCTGTTCTAttagtatttgaaaatatttgccttttcaTGCAGAAAACTCATGCTATCTTCATAAGCAAACAACCACCATCggcctctccttccctgctgtgctgcagtgccCATGTTGCACCATGTGGCAGGATCACCTCTGTGTCCAGCCTCCCTCTCCTCGGCACTGCTCCGCCCATACTGTCCTACAACAGCACAATGCAGCATTGACTACTGCTATAggtagtaatttaaaaatattaaaaataaaagccaaaaaacccaaaattgCAGTCAATTCTTGCCACTTCATCTCAGAGAGGATAAACCAGAACTAGAGAAAGCACAAAGACAATCTGATTACAGGAATTCAAGGGCTGACTGTATTGTGAGTTTTTTCAGAGGAACAGACAAGTTCTCTTCAACATTGTTTTGAAGTACTAAAAATGAGTGGGAACTACtcaccatttattttcttttcatccaaAATTCCAAGCTTCCTGTCTTTTTCAAATGCAGCCTGCTCATTGCTTATCTCAGTCTGTAGTCCTCTGCAAAGCACACAGTACATTAAATATGCTGGTACCATTCATTTTAGTAAACACAAGAAACGATGCAAGAGAACTGGCAATACTCTCCAAACACAGATGGACAAAATAGAATGATTCTGCCAAACACTGGAGTACTCAACCAAATAGattattgtatttaaaaaaaaaaaaaaaaaaaaggaaatgctgctATGATATTTTACCAAAATGACATCCAGCTTCACTGTCTTCTGTGTAAGTAGATGATcggttttccttcccttcctcccctacTTTTGTTTACTCTTGCAGTTTGAACAAGCCACTTTGCACTAACCAGTTTCACTGAAGCCACAAAGGTGATGGTTTATGATTCACACAACAGTTCTTAGCGTGAAGACTTCTGACATCCCCAACATTTAAAACGTGTCCTTGATTTTGTCCCCAGCACAATATGCAGGAAGCTGCATGAGACACTAACTGCATATGAACATATGAACTGTGCAGTACAGACTTTTCAAAATAGTGATGAAAAATTCTCTGTCCCTTTCACGAAATACCTTGAGAACAGCAAAGACATAGGCATCAAATATGTGACTTGCATACTACACATAATCCAAATGCATAGAATTTAGGTCTTCAGATCCCAGTGAACAATACAAAAATGCTTTAAACAGAAGCACCTGCTTTGAATTAATTCAAATAATAAATTCCCCAATTACCATCCACCCTCACATGTTGCTTGTACAGTCCAAAATATGCTCTAAGTGCCCAAGAGGGAAACTTTGAGAGCATATGCTCTCAAAATTATCattggaagaaagcaaaagctcagtcCTGCACTCTGTACTCTTGCTTATCTCCATTCCCTTGAACACAGCTGAGAGACTGATCTACAAGTATTCACAACAGGCTGAACTGtttaaacaagaaaagcaaacccCAAGAGCcacagaacagcacagagcaTCAGTACAGAAATCAGCAGTTTTCACTGCAATATGACATATATCCCCCAGTTTGATTAAAAGCAGCTCTTCCAAGTAACTAGATCTTTTATAAAAGAACTGAATTATCAAAAGGTTTCAAGAAATATAACGTCAGAGAAGCCCTAGTCCTCATTCTAGAATCCCTGTGATATTTCTAGGAAGAAAAGATTGCCAAATGGTAAAATAAGAGTGCAGTGAATGTTAGATGACACTTACCAGGATTATAGGCCTGAAAGTTAGggagtgaaaaaagaaacatcccCAGGACAACTAGCCTAACTGGCCCAATAACACAGGTCTGATAATTCAGAAGTTCAAACcaacttaaaaataacatttggcTTATTCTTCCCCACATAGATCCCCATAGAGTAGAAACACCCAAGCAGCTGGCAATGTACTTGTCAAGACAGAGCATCAACAATTTATCCAAAGCCCCACTTGGCCCTGGACTGACAAAACAGACCCTTGATACACAAGTCAAAGCCCTCCATGCTACCTTGAAAGTTTTTGGCTACTAGAGCATATACACATTTTGGCTGCAGTGCAATAAATGAAATAGTTCTCTCAATTTAAATTGGAAACAGTAACCAGTTTAGCTGCCCCAGGGAACAGAGAAATAGTGAATTACATTAAAACAATGGGACTTCTCTGGACaatgaacatttatttcatGCAGGCACTAACTTATGTTGGAAACCTGCTGAGTCAGGTAGTTTAACAAACATGCTGAAGGGCAAAGGTACATCATCGCCAGAAGGCAAAAAGAGCAGTTAAGAAAACTAATGtgtttattctttaaaaaggaagaattaactTGTTTTCCCAAGAGCAGATGGACCGAGACAGGTCAAGGCAACTGGCTAACGTGtaaggaaaagacaaaagaaaattaagccaTAACAAATATGCAAACAATAGATAAGTGTgcctggaagaagagaaatggaCAATCTATCTGGTTTTCCCCAACTCTAAGAATTTCTAAATTCTCATCAAAATTTTTTTGCAGCATGCTGCTCTAATAAATATGCTGGTTATTTTAGATCCAGGTTGAGTTTTTCTGGGGTCCAGCTGTTTGAGTAGTAAGGAAAGGGAGACTTAAACAGAATAGTCTGCAGAACACTTCATTGTCTTTTTTGTTGAAAAGCTTCATGAATTGATGTACACAGAAGAGAGCTACAATGAAAGCTAAGCATATTAAGCTCATTCCTCTTTCAAAATTCTCCATTCTGTGCTTCACAATCAAACAGCACTCTACGTTTTGCCTCCCCCATTCCCTCCCCAGTGCTCCTTTCTTTGTCACAAAACGTACTTACTTGCCATCTGTGCtcacattttcttgtttttcttcctggaagCTTTGAGAGTTGTCTACAGAAACACTGCTGGGAACTGGAGCTGATGAAgcaaggtaatttttttcagtttccagtggcacctcagcagagctgaaggctGCAGTAACCTCTCCTGTCCCGAGAGAGTAGTTTGTACTTTCACTGCCCTCTCTCCGTTGCACACTTATCTCTTCCTTTTCATCAATTTCTCCCAGGTTGTATTCTGAGCTCCTTACACCTACActcacagaaagcaaacaaacaaaacaaaaaacaattaaacaaaaaatgaaacaacccACAATTATCAATGGAGGGTGTAGATACAAAGGGTCTGGTGAAGTAAACCTAAGTAATttgaaggaggaaagcagaCTTCTCTTCTAATCCAggttaaacaaaaacaaacaaaaaacccaaaccaaaacaaacaaaaccactcaGTTTTAACTTCAcactatttattttctggttctAATTCTCTCTTTTTACATGTGAGAATATGCTCATTGCCATGCTACTGTCCATCTGTTTCTGAATCTGTAACTACAGTATAACATTTTGCTTGTTTAAACCAAGTACTGGATTAGGATAGGtcaaaatgtatttaacaaGATCATAATCCCAAATTTAATGAAGGTAGGCAGTTTATTTTACCCAGATTTCTTAATATTTCTATTAGCTCTCTAGTAAGGGTTAAAATACATGATTCCTTTGTACCAGAGTAGGTATGTTAGAGAACTAAAGAGCAACCCAAATCTCATTTGTGTGCATTCTTTGAACAAGTTTGTTCCCCACTATCAGAAATTTCCCATAATTACCTTAAGTGTGTTAAAACATAGTAGCATCTTGTGTAGTGCCCTGTGTTACAGTGGAAGAGCACAAAAATAAAGTA
This is a stretch of genomic DNA from Apus apus isolate bApuApu2 chromosome 6, bApuApu2.pri.cur, whole genome shotgun sequence. It encodes these proteins:
- the COBLL1 gene encoding cordon-bleu protein-like 1 isoform X1, which gives rise to MEGRVQQAAAPPPSGRKSKAPPPPSETKPVAVSPFDAESANLIMEQKENVIDKDIELSVVLPGDVIKYTTVNGRKPMMDLLIFLCAQYHLNPSSYTIELVSAENSQIKFKPNTPVGMLEVEKVFVKPKQMDKKKPAPVIPEQTVRVVINYKKTQKTVVRVSPHSPLQELIPIICSKCEFDPSHTLLLKNYQSQEPLDVTKSLNDLGLRELYAMDISRATSPVDLNLPSLQDSYQSENLDGLKEKENKGFFSFFQRSKKKREQTASAPATPLMSKPRPTFIMRSNTVSKQYDSNTLPAEMPKKRRAPLPPLPNSQSAPQELAQAQVRPASGTVRSNSLDRNEQAPLGLVRTGSLALSDTAAVSSSLRRMKRKAPSPPARAPEQQSDSSNQTVTESTESAPTKVEERATEMQSETGVRSSEYNLGEIDEKEEISVQRREGSESTNYSLGTGEVTAAFSSAEVPLETEKNYLASSAPVPSSVSVDNSQSFQEEKQENVSTDGKGLQTEISNEQAAFEKDRKLGILDEKKINDHSEPKFLPTTEEGKELQTVEIKAGDFKENNKLEVDRLSNCQPCKNDISGSHRNYPQLIPEKQNQKTNQTSLDTVKTQDVAIQAGPLDSNLGRTAQKEITVPGDCESSTFRGLVPQYSTDTNNPLQVRHRIQEDEDTQTEQNIERQEVTHEKVMPVREQSHICMNGSNFAPPDTTLKSPEGSPVRGYPLYRQDTKPKPKPSNEITRDYIPKIGMTTYKIVPPKSLEIMKSWESEIPSDYKDQEVSTLENSLKHEDPKEFMVQAKIPHLPKNGDHLQTGSQNEPVAANDLLHRVNSISKQVLMTGAEITTESNWMETVSSKQRVPLLSLDNTNASSETQDKSNALSPTIKPSSFYLQMQRRASGHYVTSAIARSTVCAPNSIQNEAKNAEMGNKISSPDPAYLSLHKINASSPPADEDKVDEKRVESSTSPVTSNKPSSFPSCPEAPLNLRTLRTFAVPKPYSSSRPSPFALAVSSAVKRSQSFNKTRTITSQAPREAFPVELSSAASAAEFSSATSVPQVKNPSLETVTGGPQNSLMDKKASNVSSEQKSEMLSGASTDRSAPVTKRQTMVTLQRSDPEQIHQSLMAAIRSGEAAARLKRVGPPSNTISVNGRARLAPLYSTEAKANH
- the COBLL1 gene encoding cordon-bleu protein-like 1 isoform X3, whose amino-acid sequence is MLTSRRKSKAPPPPSETKPVAVSPFDAESANLIMEQKENVIDKDIELSVVLPGDVIKYTTVNGRKPMMDLLIFLCAQYHLNPSSYTIELVSAENSQIKFKPNTPVGMLEVEKVFVKPKQMDKKKPAPVIPEQTVRVVINYKKTQKTVVRVSPHSPLQELIPIICSKCEFDPSHTLLLKNYQSQEPLDVTKSLNDLGLRELYAMDISRATSPVDLNLPSLQDSYQSENLDGLKEKENKGFFSFFQRSKKKREQTASAPATPLMSKPRPTFIMRSNTVSKQYDSNTLPAEMPKKRRAPLPPLPNSQSAPQELAQAQVRPASGTVRSNSLDRNEQAPLGLVRTGSLALSDTAAVSSSLRRMKRKAPSPPARAPEQQSDSSNQTVTESTESAPTKVEERATEMQSETGVRSSEYNLGEIDEKEEISVQRREGSESTNYSLGTGEVTAAFSSAEVPLETEKNYLASSAPVPSSVSVDNSQSFQEEKQENVSTDGKGLQTEISNEQAAFEKDRKLGILDEKKINDHSEPKFLPTTEEGKELQTVEIKAGDFKENNKLEVDRLSNCQPCKNDISGSHRNYPQLIPEKQNQKTNQTSLDTVKTQDVAIQAGPLDSNLGRTAQKEITVPGDCESSTFRGLVPQYSTDTNNPLQVRHRIQEDEDTQTEQNIERQEVTHEKVMPVREQSHICMNGSNFAPPDTTLKSPEGSPVRGYPLYRQDTKPKPKPSNEITRDYIPKIGMTTYKIVPPKSLEIMKSWESEIPSDYKDQEVSTLENSLKHEDPKEFMVQAKIPHLPKNGDHLQTGSQNEPVAANDLLHRVNSISKQVLMTGAEITTESNWMETVSSKQRVPLLSLDNTNASSETQDKSNALSPTIKPSSFYLQMQRRASGHYVTSAIARSTVCAPNSIQNEAKNAEMGNKISSPDPAYLSLHKINASSPPADEDKVDEKRVESSTSPVTSNKPSSFPSCPEAPLNLRTLRTFAVPKPYSSSRPSPFALAVSSAVKRSQSFNKTRTITSQAPREAFPVELSSAASAAEFSSATSVPQVKNPSLETVTGGPQNSLMDKKASNVSSEQKSEMLSGASTDRSAPVTKRQTMVTLQRSDPEQIHQSLMAAIRSGEAAARLKRVGPPSNTISVNGRARLAPLYSTEAKANH
- the COBLL1 gene encoding cordon-bleu protein-like 1 isoform X2, with translation MEGRVQQAAAPPPSGKSKAPPPPSETKPVAVSPFDAESANLIMEQKENVIDKDIELSVVLPGDVIKYTTVNGRKPMMDLLIFLCAQYHLNPSSYTIELVSAENSQIKFKPNTPVGMLEVEKVFVKPKQMDKKKPAPVIPEQTVRVVINYKKTQKTVVRVSPHSPLQELIPIICSKCEFDPSHTLLLKNYQSQEPLDVTKSLNDLGLRELYAMDISRATSPVDLNLPSLQDSYQSENLDGLKEKENKGFFSFFQRSKKKREQTASAPATPLMSKPRPTFIMRSNTVSKQYDSNTLPAEMPKKRRAPLPPLPNSQSAPQELAQAQVRPASGTVRSNSLDRNEQAPLGLVRTGSLALSDTAAVSSSLRRMKRKAPSPPARAPEQQSDSSNQTVTESTESAPTKVEERATEMQSETGVRSSEYNLGEIDEKEEISVQRREGSESTNYSLGTGEVTAAFSSAEVPLETEKNYLASSAPVPSSVSVDNSQSFQEEKQENVSTDGKGLQTEISNEQAAFEKDRKLGILDEKKINDHSEPKFLPTTEEGKELQTVEIKAGDFKENNKLEVDRLSNCQPCKNDISGSHRNYPQLIPEKQNQKTNQTSLDTVKTQDVAIQAGPLDSNLGRTAQKEITVPGDCESSTFRGLVPQYSTDTNNPLQVRHRIQEDEDTQTEQNIERQEVTHEKVMPVREQSHICMNGSNFAPPDTTLKSPEGSPVRGYPLYRQDTKPKPKPSNEITRDYIPKIGMTTYKIVPPKSLEIMKSWESEIPSDYKDQEVSTLENSLKHEDPKEFMVQAKIPHLPKNGDHLQTGSQNEPVAANDLLHRVNSISKQVLMTGAEITTESNWMETVSSKQRVPLLSLDNTNASSETQDKSNALSPTIKPSSFYLQMQRRASGHYVTSAIARSTVCAPNSIQNEAKNAEMGNKISSPDPAYLSLHKINASSPPADEDKVDEKRVESSTSPVTSNKPSSFPSCPEAPLNLRTLRTFAVPKPYSSSRPSPFALAVSSAVKRSQSFNKTRTITSQAPREAFPVELSSAASAAEFSSATSVPQVKNPSLETVTGGPQNSLMDKKASNVSSEQKSEMLSGASTDRSAPVTKRQTMVTLQRSDPEQIHQSLMAAIRSGEAAARLKRVGPPSNTISVNGRARLAPLYSTEAKANH
- the COBLL1 gene encoding cordon-bleu protein-like 1 isoform X6 gives rise to the protein MEQKENVIDKDIELSVVLPGDVIKYTTVNGRKPMMDLLIFLCAQYHLNPSSYTIELVSAENSQIKFKPNTPVGMLEVEKVFVKPKQMDKKKPAPVIPEQTVRVVINYKKTQKTVVRVSPHSPLQELIPIICSKCEFDPSHTLLLKNYQSQEPLDVTKSLNDLGLRELYAMDISRATSPVDLNLPSLQDSYQSENLDGLKEKENKGFFSFFQRSKKKREQTASAPATPLMSKPRPTFIMRSNTVSKQYDSNTLPAEMPKKRRAPLPPLPNSQSAPQELAQAQVRPASGTVRSNSLDRNEQAPLGLVRTGSLALSDTAAVSSSLRRMKRKAPSPPARAPEQQSDSSNQTVTESTESAPTKVEERATEMQSETGVRSSEYNLGEIDEKEEISVQRREGSESTNYSLGTGEVTAAFSSAEVPLETEKNYLASSAPVPSSVSVDNSQSFQEEKQENVSTDGKGLQTEISNEQAAFEKDRKLGILDEKKINDHSEPKFLPTTEEGKELQTVEIKAGDFKENNKLEVDRLSNCQPCKNDISGSHRNYPQLIPEKQNQKTNQTSLDTVKTQDVAIQAGPLDSNLGRTAQKEITVPGDCESSTFRGLVPQYSTDTNNPLQVRHRIQEDEDTQTEQNIERQEVTHEKVMPVREQSHICMNGSNFAPPDTTLKSPEGSPVRGYPLYRQDTKPKPKPSNEITRDYIPKIGMTTYKIVPPKSLEIMKSWESEIPSDYKDQEVSTLENSLKHEDPKEFMVQAKIPHLPKNGDHLQTGSQNEPVAANDLLHRVNSISKQVLMTGAEITTESNWMETVSSKQRVPLLSLDNTNASSETQDKSNALSPTIKPSSFYLQMQRRASGHYVTSAIARSTVCAPNSIQNEAKNAEMGNKISSPDPAYLSLHKINASSPPADEDKVDEKRVESSTSPVTSNKPSSFPSCPEAPLNLRTLRTFAVPKPYSSSRPSPFALAVSSAVKRSQSFNKTRTITSQAPREAFPVELSSAASAAEFSSATSVPQVKNPSLETVTGGPQNSLMDKKASNVSSEQKSEMLSGASTDRSAPVTKRQTMVTLQRSDPEQIHQSLMAAIRSGEAAARLKRVGPPSNTISVNGRARLAPLYSTEAKANH
- the COBLL1 gene encoding cordon-bleu protein-like 1 isoform X4; amino-acid sequence: MEGRVQQAAAPPPSGRKSKAPPPPSETKPVAVSPFDAESANLIMEQKENVIDKDIELSVVLPGDVIKYTTVNGRKPMMDLLIFLCAQYHLNPSSYTIELVSAENSQIKFKPNTPVGMLEVEKVFVKPKQMDKKKPAPVIPEQTVRVVINYKKTQKTVVRVSPHSPLQELIPIICSKCEFDPSHTLLLKNYQSQEPLDVTKSLNDLGLRELYAMDISRDSYQSENLDGLKEKENKGFFSFFQRSKKKREQTASAPATPLMSKPRPTFIMRSNTVSKQYDSNTLPAEMPKKRRAPLPPLPNSQSAPQELAQAQVRPASGTVRSNSLDRNEQAPLGLVRTGSLALSDTAAVSSSLRRMKRKAPSPPARAPEQQSDSSNQTVTESTESAPTKVEERATEMQSETGVRSSEYNLGEIDEKEEISVQRREGSESTNYSLGTGEVTAAFSSAEVPLETEKNYLASSAPVPSSVSVDNSQSFQEEKQENVSTDGKGLQTEISNEQAAFEKDRKLGILDEKKINDHSEPKFLPTTEEGKELQTVEIKAGDFKENNKLEVDRLSNCQPCKNDISGSHRNYPQLIPEKQNQKTNQTSLDTVKTQDVAIQAGPLDSNLGRTAQKEITVPGDCESSTFRGLVPQYSTDTNNPLQVRHRIQEDEDTQTEQNIERQEVTHEKVMPVREQSHICMNGSNFAPPDTTLKSPEGSPVRGYPLYRQDTKPKPKPSNEITRDYIPKIGMTTYKIVPPKSLEIMKSWESEIPSDYKDQEVSTLENSLKHEDPKEFMVQAKIPHLPKNGDHLQTGSQNEPVAANDLLHRVNSISKQVLMTGAEITTESNWMETVSSKQRVPLLSLDNTNASSETQDKSNALSPTIKPSSFYLQMQRRASGHYVTSAIARSTVCAPNSIQNEAKNAEMGNKISSPDPAYLSLHKINASSPPADEDKVDEKRVESSTSPVTSNKPSSFPSCPEAPLNLRTLRTFAVPKPYSSSRPSPFALAVSSAVKRSQSFNKTRTITSQAPREAFPVELSSAASAAEFSSATSVPQVKNPSLETVTGGPQNSLMDKKASNVSSEQKSEMLSGASTDRSAPVTKRQTMVTLQRSDPEQIHQSLMAAIRSGEAAARLKRVGPPSNTISVNGRARLAPLYSTEAKANH